In one window of Zingiber officinale cultivar Zhangliang chromosome 11A, Zo_v1.1, whole genome shotgun sequence DNA:
- the LOC122032680 gene encoding CRIB domain-containing protein RIC10-like — protein sequence MATRVKGLFRGFKHISKIFCKCFNWLCCYFPFVILNLCFSPSLVSSGLVAAKEDEMEIGHPTDVKHVAHIGGHCDSVHSPSWMKKFNSTADFSSLGNVGQARRSLSGSQGSYRARGIETSFQDSNSSETGTPRAPKQMKRRKHRPESSSSRPSKKASRVRAPYVASLGDDNEAPDQLRGI from the exons ATGGCAACCAGGGTGAAAGGACTATTCAGGGGATTCAAGCACATATCAAAGATCTTCTGTAAATGCTTTAATTGGCTCTGTTGTTATTTTCCTTTCGTTATTTTAAATTTGTGTTTCTCTCCTTCTCTGGTTTCTTCTGGTTTGGTAGCTGCTAAGGAGGATGAAATGGAGATTGGGCATCCAACAGATGTCAAACATGTAGCACATATTGGCGGGCATTGCGACTCTGTCCATTCTCCAAGTTGG ATGAAAAAGTTCAATTCCACAGCTGATTTCTCTTCTCTCGGCAATGTTGGGCAAGCTAGACGATCGCTTTCGGGTTCTCAAG GATCCTATCGAGCAAGAGGCATCGAAACATCGTTCCAAGACAGTAATAGCTCCGAAACTGGCACTCCCAGAGCTCCAAAACAGATGAAGAGGAGAAAACACCGACCTGAATCCTCCTCCTCAAGGCCTTCGAAAAAGGCATCAAGAGTCAGAGCTCCATATGTAGCTTCACTGGGAGACGATAATGAAGCACCAGACCAGCTCCGAGGAATTTAG
- the LOC122032679 gene encoding uncharacterized protein LOC122032679, whose amino-acid sequence MASSAFHLFSSPYSRLYHPHSSRQKIPAASLSVPHCSSSSSSSSANSDLDVNSNPTATTEPSPSEELPEIPPYANTSLEIEKRWKSAILRDSRRSSALQRPEPPNFEIGWKRTKEIKVEKPKGWVVADFLDKLETLMGRGQFGSPALLAKTGEIVAERAREEAEVLLAGGEVEDRMVTELNRVLRLMEMDLAMVRAAVKEETLAERVEQARARCRQAILVALSF is encoded by the coding sequence ATGGCTTCCTCCgccttccacctcttctcctcaccctactCCCGCCTTTACCATCCCCATTCTTCACGCCAAAAGATTCCTGCTGCCTCCTTGTCTGTCCCTCactgctcctcttcttcttcttcctccagtgCGAACTCTGATCTTGACGTGAACTCAAACCCGACCGCTACCACCGAACCTAGCCCATCCGAAGAGCTCCCGGAGATCCCTCCGTACGCAAACACCTCCTTAGAGATCGAGAAGCGATGGAAATCGGCGATACTCCGCGATTCCCGTCGGAGCTCCGCGCTACAGCGGCCGGAGCCGCCCAACTTCGAGATCGGGTGGAAGCGGACCAAGGAGATCAAGGTCGAGAAGCCCAAGGGGTGGGTCGTCGCGGACTTCCTCGACAAGCTGGAGACCTTGATGGGCCGGGGGCAGTTCGGGTCCCCGGCGCTGCTGGCGAAGACCGGAGAGATCGTGGCGGAGCGGGCTCGGGAGGAGGCGGAAGTGCTCCTCGCCGGAGGCGAGGTGGAGGACCGAATGGTGACGGAGCTCAACCGCGTCCTGCGCCTCATGGAGATGGACCTGGCCATGGTGCGCGCCGCCGTCAAGGAGGAGACGCTGGCGGAGCGGGTCGAGCAAGCCCGCGCCCGCTGCCGCCAGGCCATCCTGGTGGCCCTTTCCTTCTGA